GACTTGTAAAGAACTGAAAAGTGATACAACTCTACCCACTGTGCGAAGTAACTACTACAACTGATTGGTAAAGAATTGAAAAAGGATAGGACTCTTTGATAATGTAAGATAACTACGACAACAAACAGTTAAGGATTTGAAAAAAGATATGACTCATCAACTATGTGAGGTATCTACGACTACTGACTAGTAAAGAAATGAAAAGGGTATACGATTCATCCATTCCAGTTGGTTGTCTTTTGGGTattgaaatctactgaatctcaCATTAAATCATCTTTCAAGTCATCAGAGGCTTGCAATTATCTATCTTAACTTGGTCAGAGCATGTAACGTTCACCCTGCCTACCCCTTTTTGCACATATGGTGTGTCACCTTGCCTACTCTTCCAGGTACTTAGCAGGAACCATTATCCAATCTCTACCATACCAACGAAAGCATGCATCATTTACCCTTCCAACCCTTTTGTACTTGGTGTGACACCTTACCTACTTTCTCAGGCACTTGGTgtgaaccattaccctttctctACCATGCTGACGTACAGAGCGTGTATCATTCACATTGCCTTCCCTTTTTGCACTTTTAGGTGGCACCTTGCCTACTTTCATGCGTGCTTGGTGTGAACCATTACCTTCTCTATGTAGTCTTACTGGGGGTCCTTTGCTCACTTATCCATCAAATTGTAATGGATTTTCCTTTTATACTCTGTACGAGCAATATAGCAAAGATCTTAATTAACTTTCGTAGGGCGGCTTCAATCTCTATTGGCGTAAACCCTTGGGGATTCTAGATTGCATTTGACCTTGATGTCTTTCAACCTATTCAAGGGTTCTGACAGCTCAATATTCTCAGatagacctcaagctctattggtctgtTTCTCACAGGGAGGCCTTAAACTCTATTGGCTCTATCCTTGGGGACCATGGATGGATGGCATCACGCCGGCGATATAATTCAGCCTATTCAAGGCCACAACTCAATACTCTTTGacagacctcaagctctattggtctacTTCCCGTAGGGAGGCCTCAATCTCTATTGGCACTATCCCTTTGGGACAATGAATGACATCACACCATCGATATGTTTCAACCTACTCAAGGTTTCCAATAACTCAATATTCTCTggcagacctcaagctctattagTCTGCTTCTCTTAGggagacctcaagctctattggcactacTCCCAAGGATTATGTATGTCATCGCACCCTCGTTAAGTTTCCAATTGCCCAATCCTCCTTTGAATACCGCAAGCTCCGTTTGTCTTTCTCCTTTGCGAGATGTGAGATGGCATCATGCCCTCAATGTATTTCAACCTTTTCTCGAGGCTTACAACAACTCCATACCGGGGGTTTTCATACATGGAGTGACTTACTCCAGTTCCACaattgtattttcaaaatcaacttTCTCTTTGGCGACCTCAAATTCCATTGACACACCTTTCTCTTGAGTCATCCCTTACCTTGCATGCCTCCACATTGttctgttttacaaaattttaaattctcattttccaATTCACAGTGTTCACGCCCATCGGGCTCACGCAAaccatgctttgataccaactgtcacaTACCGCCAATTTCAACCCATTTAACAGGTCGCACGACACCCATCAAGGCTCACCTTTGACAGAATCAGTCAATAACACACATTCAATGACATGTGGaattagttgttatattcaatcacCAAAATAACCACACAAGCCATCATTCGAGTTATTTAACATCCAGGATAAAGATCTTTGATAAGGGCAAGTGAAAATACCATCACACTAACAACCCCTAACAAGAAGCTTAAAAAAGATAACATAGATAGGCCTACAAGCAAGTACACCCATAAAGGAGAGGGGGAAGATGGACATAGTACAAGTACATCATGGCTAACCTGCCTCGCTGGGCCGGCCCATTACAACAACCAAAGACAGGTAAATCCGTTGAATCCCGTTCAACGGCATCAACACCTTCCTCctatttcaagaaatttcaatctttattaaaaaagaaaaagaaaaagaaaaagcaaaaaaaaaaaaaaagagaaaaaaaaaaaatgcaagaaagTGAGAGAGAGCTCCCCCGCTCTCACGCAATCTTTCCTACTTTAAATTCCCACCGTCACCACCAGGCGCCTGCTTCATCTTCTCCCCGCTCTCTTCATTTCCATACTCTCTCCAAGCTGCCACTGCAAATCCCCATTTCCCACCAATGGCTTCTCACTTGGGCACCATCGCCCTCCTCCCCATTTCCCAGAGGAGCTGTCAATCTTTTTTGCCGGCAAAAGAGCTACTGGAGCCCGCGCGATCGACCGGACGAAGAAGCGGCACACGCAGAAGGAGCTTGAAGATCAGGGTTTCATATAGCGGGGAATCGTATCTGAGCATGTGGAAGAAGGCGGTGGAACGCGAAAGGAAGGAAATGGAGTTTCAGAGGATATCGGAGAGCTCGCGAAGCGTGGGTGATGAGGGGAAGGAGAAGGAGGGGAAGGAGGAgggggaagaggaggaggaggagagcgCGGAGGATATGGAGAGGAAGAGCAACGAATTCAGGAAGATTCTGGAAGTTTCTAGGGAGGAGAGAGACCGGATTCAGCGAATGCAGGTGATCGATCGGGCAGCGGCGGCGATTGCGGCCGCTCGTGCGGTGCTTAGCGAGGGTAATTCTTTGCCCAAAGGGGATTCGGGTGATTCCGGCTCGCCGGGGAATGAGGATTCCAAGAGCGAGAGCAGGGAAGAGGACGGGACTCAGCAGGGAGGTAATTAATTTATGCTTGCTTTGTTCTTCGTACTGTTGGCGTTTTGAATTGGTTTGGGTTTTGCGCTCTTGCTAGGTTGCATTGTCTGTGTTTTGCTAGGATTTCAACAATGGCGAACAATAGTTTATCCACTAACATTTCGTTTATTAGTTTTGATGTTTGTAGCTGCAATATCATTTGTCAATGAGATGACATATTGATGTGAGCTTTTTCGTTAGCTATATTTCTAGATATGGGAGAGTTGCTGTGGCTATTAAAGAGTTTGGCCAAGTACTTTCTCATGGGCTCATTTCTTTTTACATCATcttttatataagatatatatattttttaataatgacaaaatcggcttgtaaatcaatataaaaatttatgttcTTATTGACTCTGACTGTATTTTATATAAATGACACGAAATTTATATCTAAGATGATGGTATGTTATTCTTTTTTGaatacatatcatacatatagaaataaaacaataagtcaatatactttGTTTAGCATTCCCTAAAGTATGTTTGAAATGATtgattaatttgtaaataactgaAAAAATAACCACTGAATACAAAAACTATACCTCTAACTATATAAATAACATCATCTAATGTTTTAAgaaaatttcttaaaaataaaatatcacaaaaagaaagttaagaaatcccttattaaattaaaaatttttggatatatttCTTTAAAAGTTCAAATTTATTTGGTAATAGTTACTACGGACATTCTTAAAGATAAAAgataattttcttaattaaatggTATGTCTGTGAACTATCAAATTTTAACAAAATCTTGTACAATTTATTGCATggaaagaagagaaaactctagCTAATGActattgcaaatcaaaatattataataatctaTTCAATTTATTGGAGAAATGAGTTTAATGAAATTTGTAAGGCtatcaaaaaattttaatattgtaAAAATTATCTATCAGTAATGAACATGGTAATAAAAGTGATTCAATGGTAAAATAGATTAACTCGGTATATTTGAATACTAAGTGAGTTTCCTTATATTGAATTAAAGTGGGTTGAATTGCAAAAGGGAAAAGGCTAGTAATTTTTTATGATCCTGACCTAATCTTATTTTTTCCCTGTTGGTTATGGGTAATTGCTGTTTGTGATTTCCTGCTCATACTAAGGAGCATATTTTCCAGTAGGGATATTGTTTGTATATTGAATGTCACTGTCTCATCAGTATAaagtattaaaaagaaataaattatagaAAACTAAGCAGATGATTACGGCTTAGGTATTGGTTATGTTATAAAGCAGTCGTCCTTTGCAGCTGTCAAGATGCTCCATACTAGCGAGGTTGCTTGTAAATGCAGCTGTTAATCGTTATTAATTTGAGAAGTGCTATCCCAAATAATTTTTTGCTTACCTTGAAAAGCCAATCTCACTTATCCTATTTCAACATAAAATGTGATTACAATTTTTGGATAAACTGCTTGGGAGTCAATATACTTGGAAATATGAGCTCAAATGTTGGTCAATTCATTGAACATGATTTGTTTGTCATATATAACTATATCTTTTATTGTAGTTATGTGAGGCATTATTTTTCAGTTTGTAATCTGTGAATTTACCAGGAAGGCAGGGTGAGAGCTTTTCTGTACCTAATTTTGGAACTTCTGGAAGTGGAACACCAGGTCCAGACTTTTGGTCATGGACACCTCCTCCAGGTGATGAGAGAAAATCAGAGACAGTGGGAAAAACTTCTTCAGACCCAGTTATGAATGGTTCAGTTATAGAGAAAGAGCGGTCTGTAGATTTTCTATCCTTACCACTTGAGAGTGTACTTTCAGACCCCAAACCCCCTCTACCACCTCTTCAATCATTGATGGATGTAGAAAAAGTTGAAGTCTCAAATTCCCATCTGGAAGCACCTTCCGTGGAAGAGGAACACAAACTTGGTGTTCTGTTTTCAGCGCATGCAATAGAAGCAGCTGATGCTCTTGATAATGTGGATGAAGCATCATCTAATGGAGTGAATCCAGATGGATCGAGGTGGTGGAAGGAGACAGGAATTGAGAGACGACCTGATGGCGTCATTTGCAAATGGACATTGATGAGGGGTGTCAGTGCTGACAAAGCCATTGAGTGGGAAGAGAAGTTTTGGGAGGCTGCTGACCAGTTCGATTATAAGGAACTTGGTTCTGAGAAATCAGGACGTGATGCAGCAGGAAATGTCTGGCGTGAGTATTGGAGGGAATCAATGAGGCAGGTTAGCGAGAACTGAACTTAATTTGGTTCTtgtcttttgttttttgttataTTTCAAAATGGGTGAAagtattgttttatttgttaataGAAAAGCATATTAGGCTTTATAGTTTCCAGTGGGTTATCATGCAAAAGATGTGAAAGTTGGTTTTAAGATTCAAACTTTAAGGGCGAGCCTTGTTCAACGGTCAAAATGTTATATCCAAACTTGGTGGTCATGGTCAAATTTTGGAAGCAGCATCTACTATGTGCATCATGCCCTCCACCCTAGATGGTTTGGAGCCCTGGGAACTGGGTGCTATATGCATTTACTTGCATtgttgagaaaaaaaataaaaaataatccaCTGTATGCCCAGAGGTGAGGTCAAAATAGAATGTTTTCATCACAGCGCTAAAAGCAAACGTTTCTGTCCAAATATGCGAGGAACTTATGAGCCTCATTTATAAACCCCtaagattaaattttttttatgatccTTGTGAGAATGTTAATATTAAGAAgcttaaatgtattttttttattcttttcaatttttttttgatttCATGTTTATAATAAGAATCTATAATGAGTAGAGTTCTTGTTATGCCATTGGGTGAAAAAGTTGTAGTGAGTTCACcgatacctttttttttttttgtggttttttTTGTCAAAATCATTGTCCGTAAGAACTTAAGAGTACATACATGATGCACTAAAGATCAGTTTATCAATGTTAAGCCCAGTAGCCCCATTCCTAAGCTGCCAATAGTTCATGCGCATCCCTGCCCCTGATGTGTTATAGCATACAAATATCCTGTGTGTTCCCCTTGAACCTGGAATTTTTTTATAAGATTTTGCATGATATGGCAGCATCATTGAGGGCATTTAgtcaattagaaaaaaaataggaTGCTCAGGGACAGGGTGTGCTCCTCATTTTCTCTTTGTGCCTTTTTGTCATAGAAATGCTGGGTAAACTTTAGgaattttaaaacaaaaggatttGATTCTATTTCTTATCTTTTAAAACTGTGGAGTTATATGTCCTGGCTGCATGAAATCATTGGGTTTTGTATAGTGGATTAAAGAATGATCAATGATATGAAGGTTTCAGAAATTATTTATCATACATGtgtgatattttatttttattatatatgtgCAATGAGGGGGAACCTTTACAAATGATAAGCTTGTTACACTCTAACCTGAAGGTTGCTGGTTCAAGTCATTGAAGCAGCCTCTCCAATTGCGGAGATAGGATTGCATAAATCATGTCTTCTCATTAGCCCTATAATAGCGAGGGAGCCTTGTATATTGAGTGTTGCATTTtgtgggttttttattttttaaaatacatttGTTAAATTTGAATTACTTATATTAGCAAACTGAACTGTGGGTATTTTTTTGTGTAGGAGGGAGAATTCATGCATCTTGAGAAAACTGCAGATAAGTGGGGTAAGAATGGAAAGGGTGATGAGTGGCAAGAGAAGTGGTGGGAACATTATGATTCCTCTGGACAAGCAGAGAAATGGGCACACAAGTCGTGCAGTATTGACCCGAACACACAAGTTGAGGATGGTCATGCTCATGTTTGGCATGAAAGGTACCAACAATCTCCAAAAATTCTTTCGAATATCCAAATTCTTCATGTTACATTTCTTTGAAGTTGGCTCAGGTTCCAAGAGATTGTTCAGGACCTACTGAAGTCACCGaaggatttaatttttttttttaggaaaatataaaattatcaACGGTTCCACAGCTATTCCTACCCAAAGAAAATATAAGAGAATTGGGTTTCTTTAGTTTAAGATGCAATTTTGAGTTTTTTCACCATTAGCGTTGATAAGAACTAGAACATGACTGGTTTTGATCAGACTGTTTGTAAGACTTCGATCTTGCCCTCCCATTTTTCACAAATTGTCATTTTGATAAAGTACTGATATTGTGATTCACAATGAGTTGATCAAGTCATTATCCTTGATCAGATTATATTTCCAGCAAAATGTTCCAGTTTTTCTATGCTTGAGCATTCATTTTTGGCAGGTGGGGTGAGAAGTATAATGGACATGGTGGTAGCACGAAATACACAGATAAATGGGCTGAACGGTTTGAGGGTGATGGCTGGACGAAATGGGGTGACAAATGGGATGAGAACTTTGATTCCAATGGTCATGGTGTCAAGCAGGGGGAGACATGGTGGCAAGGCAAGAAGGGAGAGCAGTGGAATCGCACCTGGGGCGAGGGCCACAATGGTTCTGGATGGGTGCACAAGTATGGGAAGAGCAGCAGTGGGGAGCACTGGGACACCCATGTGGAACAAGatacatggtatcagagattcCCACACTATGGCTTTTTCCACTGTTTTGAAAATTCAGTCCAGCTCAGGGAAGTTCAGAGGCCATTGGAGACATCATGAAACACTTTGTCGTGTTGTTTTCATTCCTTTGTTGGTTTGGACATGTTGAGATATATCATAGGCAGTTGCAGGCAGAGAAAACAAGCGTTGTACCACAAAACTTACGTATATCTTCTTGTGAATAATCTTGATTTCCATgccaataatattattatatttcttcCATGTAATCTCCTCGTTCAGTGTAATACTGATGTGTTTGTAACAAAGAAGTTTAATAATAGTTTCTTTTGTTCCTAGAGACCTTCATCCAAATGACAGGGAATATGTACTCGTATGTTTTAGGGACAAAGGGGAAGCCTACTTACTAGTTGTTAGCTGCATTACGATAATGTCAAAATGCCAAAGCACGAATGCTTTTGTATGCATGAAAGGGCAGAAGCTGTATAGGTGATGCATCCCATGATGTAACCGGGTATTTTAGTCTTCCTAATTTTGCTTTTCATTATACGAAAATTATCACAAAGATTTTTTCATAATTGATGCAATATGTGGCATATTGGGATAATGAGATTTAGATTCAACCAGTTATAATAAATTTTGAGATTTACATCACTCGTGACTCGTGAgtaattcttatgatgaattgaaTCTAATATTTTCTTGTAGAGCTAGCTGCTAGAGCATTTTAAATGTATCGTTTAAATGTATTTCCGCTGTACTATATTCTCATAACCCATTCCATTTTCACTTAGTACAAAATCAAAACTGAATTGAATATAATTGATATTAGTCGTCTCTTACTGTAGAAAAATTTTTGGTGTCACCATAGATTCCAAAATTACCCACCACTGGCTTGCCTCCCATaattttcacaatatttttgttaatgaactcttttgccaacttcttattattatttttttaatttaaattttttggagGAGGAACGGCGTCGTTAAAAGGAAGTCATTTTGTTCAGCAAAAGGTCGGGGTTTTTCTGCAAGAAGCAGTGCTGGCCTACTTGGGGTGGTGAGACCCAGCTACTTCCCCCAGTTCACCTGGTAGTTTCAACGTGTGGTGGCTATTCCACACACCCCCTAATCCTCCGTAATCCTTTTCCCTCCCTCCCTGAAATTGCAAATAATTTCACAATCAATTTCATTTCCCCTTCCCCACTTTCCCACATGCCAAACACATTTACGATACATATACCACTTCCCATCGTGTTGAATTATCATAACCCACATGATTCTTCCGGCGGAAGAGCTTCGCTGTAAGAAGAAGAACTGTGTCTTAGCTCTATTATAGGCTTCAACGTCCTACCCAAACCCAAATTGATAGATTTCCTCATGTTCATGTGGTTTTCTTTCTAATCTCCAATCCCGGCTTCTAAGGCCCAAAAAACGAGGGCAGAAAACGCTTTGCCTGTTGTGGGTTTTCTGTATTTTATGATTTCATGGCTTCTTCAATGCTCAATGGAGCTGAGAATCTTAGTATCACCAGAAGCCTAGCTCCAAATGGGTTGTTTTTTCTGCGGTCGGATCTCCATGGTAAGTTTTCTCCAAAGAAGGGTTTGGTTTCATATGGTAGGAATTCCAAGACCAGAACCTCATCACCCAAGTGCAGTTTGTCTGCCTCAAGGCCTGCCTCTCAGGCTAGGTTCATACAGCACAAAAAAGAGGCATTTTGGTTCTATAGGTTTTTGTCAATGGTGTATGACCATGTCATAAACCCTGGCCATTGGACTGAGGATATGCGCGACGATGCGCTCGAGCCTGCTGACCTCTATGATCGGAATATGAGAGTGGTGGATGTGGGTGGGGGAACCGGGTTCACCACTCTGGGCATAGTTAAGCATGTTGATGCCAAAAATGTGACAATTCTGGACCAGTCTCCTCACCAGCTTGCCAAGGCCAAGCAGAAGGAGCCCTTGAAAGATTGCAAGATAATTGAAGGGGATGCAGAGGATCTCCCATTCCCCACTGACTATTTTGATAGATACATTTCTGCTGGAAGGTGCGCATATATGtttgtatttatgtatatatgtgtacaCATGTGCGCTTGTATTGTTTGAGGTCACTCTATATCTTGGTCACACACGGAttggcatttttttttatactaattttGAGTATGAACCCAATACCAAATATGTGTTATTTATATTGTTGTTACCCTATATATTGCTCACACAAGGATTGGAATTCAAAGGTTCTAAACTATTATCATTGAAGTTTGAGGTGGGCATCCATTGCTTGATTTCATTAATTTGAGCATGAGCTCTGGAGGAatgaaattggaatttgaaaaataagaatagtATTACAATGAGGTTATCAGTCATGAGTTTGAATGATACACAACATCAGAAACATATCACTTCTTCCACTAACAATTTCAAGGTTTTTGAGGATTGTGTACAAAATGCCTGGAAGTTTGATATGACTGGTCTAATCAGAAACTTGCTTACCCAAAAGCTTCAATGTTGAATACAAGAAGAAATATAAATACTTTCAGCCATTTATCAATACTTTCACTGATTCATCTGTCATATGGGTTTGTATTGAAATAGCAGCAAACAGGCTTGATGTATATAACTTTTTTCTGGTAATCATTTCAAGTTCTAGGAGATTGGTCTTCTACCtcatcaaaatttaaatatatagaaACTTGTAGATTGTATACTTAGTCCTAGTGTCCATCAGAAAAAATGTTAAAACTTCTATattcttttgaatttgaatacaGGTGTGCGAGATCAAAAAATTCTGGTGGTATATATTAGGAAGAAATTGATTAATACATTGAACAGTGTCGTTGTTAAGGATTTTTAAGTGATCAAAAGACAGCTagcttatattttaattttttctggGATAGGATTCCCACCTTTATGTTTTCACTATGTCCCATCTCTGATATTGATGTAATTCTATGATTGCCCTCATCAGTATTGAGTACTGGCCTGATCCACAGCGTGGCATTAAGGAAGCATACAGGGTACTGAAAATTGGAGCAAAAGCCTGTATAATTGGTCCCGTGTACCCAACCTTTTGGTTGTCTTGCTTTTTTGCTGATGTGTGGATGCTCTTTCCAAAGGAGGAGGAGTACATTGAGTGGTTTCAAAAGGCTGGTTTCAAAGATATAAAACTGAAAAGGATTGGTCCAAAATGGTATCGTGGTGTCCGTCGGCATGGTTTGATTATGGGTTGCTCTGTGACAGGTGTGAAGCCTTTATCGGGAGACTCTCCCCTCCAGGTGacaaactttcctatttttcattATGTGCCAGTAATTTCACAGCGAAAAATTTTGTGAAATCGTTAATTTTGTTCCTTGATTCCTTTTTGTTTGTGATcaccttatttttatttttattcaattgGAAAACATTTCCCACGTCCATAGCCAACTAGTTGTTGTTTGTCGATAATACATTGTATTTTAGAATGCTATTTGTGGTAGGGTGAATACACCCTCAAGGAAATTACATAACAGACCTTGGAACGACTTTGCAACCAAAATTCTATAGTATTTCATCTTCTGCATACTATTGATCCAACAAATATATTATGCAGCATGCAGTTAGCATCATTTATAATacgtgattgagaaaactttccTCATGTGAAATGGATGGTTAGCAGGTATACGGGGAATTgatgttttcttaatttttccaGTGTAAATTAAAACAGCAAACTAAGGTCCTCAGTTCATAGTGCTAATTCTTCTAAACTTGCTTGAGAGCTAATTCTTCTAAACTTGCTTGAGATTGCATCAGGACTTCAAATCAATGCTATCATTATCTTGAAACTAAATTTTAAGCCATAATAAGTGTGAGTtctaatatttattaataaaatgtaGGGAGAATTGTATACTAAAAGGATGGGAaactattattattaaaaaaaaaaaaagttgtaacATCCATAGCACAAAGCTCCTCCACATCATCGGGGGTCTGAGAAGGGTAAGGAAAAAAGAATATACAACCCTCCAAAAACCAAGGAGATTAACTAACCTGTGGACAAGAAAGAATGTTGTACTGGCTTTGGAATTTGTCTCTTTCCCCTCACTATAACTGACCTAGTTTTTTTAATCAACAAAGAATAAAAGTGTGTTGAAAGGCAAACTTGTTCACCTCTAAGTTATTGAATGCATGAGCATGGAACTTatttatcaaaagaaaataaTCACTGATTGGATTGCAGGCAGGCTTTGTAAGGGGGCTCATTAATGGATTACGAGGTTCCTAGTAATAGGAACACTCCTAAGCTATTCATTTTCTAAAAGCTGTACGAGGAGCATGCATATTTCATGACCTTGAGACTCGAGAGTCGGTTTGAGGAGCTAGTTGTCATTCGTCTCCTCCTTTTGATCCCCTCATTCCAAGATTTATTTCCCATGTGAATATAATTCTACACTCATCTAGAATAGAACATGAGGAGATCTTGTATCATCAGTTTCTCCATTGTCATATTGATGATCAGCCAATGGTGCGTGTGCATGCGTTATAGGATTATGGAaagcagaaaataaagagttggTATTTGGTCTTTGACCACTTATTATGTTGAAATTGTGTTGTTTTTAGATTCTTTAAGATTTCCCATGTGCTTGTTCCTCTGGTTTACAGCAGCCTAGATAAAAGAGCACAGCTTAAAATTCAACCAGCTATATATTAGCTTTAGGACTCTTGAATCATTGCTTTGTCTTTCTCATTTGAGACTTCTCATGTGCCTATCTTAATGCAGCTTGGTCCTAAGGCAGAGGATGTGAGTAAGCCTGTGAATCCATTTGTGTTCCTTCTGCGGTTTGTTCTTGGTGCAATGGCAGCAGCTTACTTTGTGCTTGTTCCAATTTACATGTGGCTCAAAGATCAAATTTTCCTAAAGGGTAGACCTATCTGAAAGAGATAGAATGGGAAGTGGTCTGCC
This genomic stretch from Malania oleifera isolate guangnan ecotype guangnan chromosome 3, ASM2987363v1, whole genome shotgun sequence harbors:
- the LOC131151816 gene encoding protein LIKE EARLY STARVATION, chloroplastic encodes the protein MASHLGTIALLPISQRSCQSFLPAKELLEPARSTGRRSGTRRRSLKIRVSYSGESYLSMWKKAVERERKEMEFQRISESSRSVGDEGKEKEGKEEGEEEEEESAEDMERKSNEFRKILEVSREERDRIQRMQVIDRAAAAIAAARAVLSEGNSLPKGDSGDSGSPGNEDSKSESREEDGTQQGGRQGESFSVPNFGTSGSGTPGPDFWSWTPPPGDERKSETVGKTSSDPVMNGSVIEKERSVDFLSLPLESVLSDPKPPLPPLQSLMDVEKVEVSNSHLEAPSVEEEHKLGVLFSAHAIEAADALDNVDEASSNGVNPDGSRWWKETGIERRPDGVICKWTLMRGVSADKAIEWEEKFWEAADQFDYKELGSEKSGRDAAGNVWREYWRESMRQEGEFMHLEKTADKWGKNGKGDEWQEKWWEHYDSSGQAEKWAHKSCSIDPNTQVEDGHAHVWHERWGEKYNGHGGSTKYTDKWAERFEGDGWTKWGDKWDENFDSNGHGVKQGETWWQGKKGEQWNRTWGEGHNGSGWVHKYGKSSSGEHWDTHVEQDTWYQRFPHYGFFHCFENSVQLREVQRPLETS
- the LOC131151818 gene encoding 2-methyl-6-phytyl-1,4-hydroquinone methyltransferase, chloroplastic-like gives rise to the protein MASSMLNGAENLSITRSLAPNGLFFLRSDLHGKFSPKKGLVSYGRNSKTRTSSPKCSLSASRPASQARFIQHKKEAFWFYRFLSMVYDHVINPGHWTEDMRDDALEPADLYDRNMRVVDVGGGTGFTTLGIVKHVDAKNVTILDQSPHQLAKAKQKEPLKDCKIIEGDAEDLPFPTDYFDRYISAGSIEYWPDPQRGIKEAYRVLKIGAKACIIGPVYPTFWLSCFFADVWMLFPKEEEYIEWFQKAGFKDIKLKRIGPKWYRGVRRHGLIMGCSVTGVKPLSGDSPLQLGPKAEDVSKPVNPFVFLLRFVLGAMAAAYFVLVPIYMWLKDQIFLKGRPI